Below is a genomic region from Marinobacter salarius.
GATGGTGTGGGCCGTGTGCACCTGGCCGGAATTGGGATCGGTCATCTGTTCACAGTTGCCGTGGTCAGCGGTGATCAGGGCTTCGCCGCCCACTTCCTGCAGGGCGTCGGTAATGCGCGCGACGCACTGGTCAATGCATTCAGCGGCCTTGATGGCGGCGTCCAGCTTGCCGGTATGGCCCACCATGTCGCCATTGGCGTAGTTGCAGACCACCAGATCGTACTTGCCGCTCTTGATGGCTTCAACCAGTTTGTCGGTGACCTCGGGCGCGCTCATCTCGGGTTGCAGGTCGTAAGTCGCGACTTTGGGCGAAGGAACCAGGATGCGGTCCTCGCCTTCAAACGGTGTTTCAAGACCGCCGTTGAAGAAGAAGGTGACGTGGGCGTATTTCTCGGTTTCGGCAATCCGCAGCTGGGTTTTGCCCAGGTTGGACACGTATTCGCCCAGCCCGTTGGTCAATTGCTCGGGCGGGTAGGCGCAGGAGGTTTTGATGTCGGCTGCATACTCGGTCAGCATGACGAAGTCGGCCAGTTCCGGATGCTTGCGGCGCTTAAAGCCGTCGAAGTCCTTCTCCACGAAGCAGCGTGTCATCTCGCGGGCGCGATCGGCACGGAAGTTCATGAATATAACAGTGTCGCCGTCATTGATAGTGCCTTCCTTCTCGCCGCTGCCGATGATGCGAGTAGCCTTCACAAATTCGTCGTTTTCGCCACGCTCATAGGCCTGTTCCAGTGCGGAGACCGGATCGGCCGAGGTGAACTCGGCGTCGCCCAGGGTCATCACGTTGTAGGCTTCTTCCACGCGGTCCCAGCGATTGTCACGGTCCATGGCGTAGTAGCGGCCGACAATGGAGGCCACCCGGCCCACGCCGAGGTTCTTCAGTTTGGTGGCGGCTTTTTCCAGTGATGCTTTTGCGCTGCGGGGCGGCATGTCACGGCCGTCGAGAAATGCATGGATATAGACTTCCTTCGCGCCACGTTTCGCCGCCATTTCAGCCGCTGCCAGTATATGGTCTTCATGGCTGTGAACGCCGCCGGGAGAAAGCAGGCCCATGAGATGCACGGCACGGTCGCTGCTCACGGCCTTGTCGATGGCGGCGCAGAGTGTGGGGTTTTCCGTAAAACTACCTTCTTCCACGTCTTTGTCGATGCGTGTCAGGCTTTGATAAACCACCCGTCCAGCACCCAGGTTCATGTGGCCAACCTCGGAGTTGCCCATCTGGCCCTGGGGCAGGCCGACAAACATTCCGGATGTGTTGATGAGCGTTTTCGGCTGATTTTTCCAGAGCTTATCCCAACATGGGGTGTTGGCGTTGCTGATGGCGTTGTCTTCAGCCGGGTCACGGTGGCCCCAGCCATCAAGAATGATCAGTGCGGTAGGCTTACGCGTGGCAGTCATCACTTAATCCGATGGTAGTTTGGTAAATTTACTAAAACGAACATTGATTCTAAACATTTTCGCACCCTTCGGCCAGTGTCGTCACCTTGGGTCGGTTACCTTCTGTCCATGGGGAAGGGTGTGTATAATCCCGCCACAAACTATTCAGCAAGGTGTTTTCATGGAAAGGGTGTTCGAGTTCGCGGTTAACCATTACATTCTGGTGTCTCTGTTTGTCGCTTTCCTGCTGGCCATACTGGTGCTTGAGTCTCGCCGTGGTGGCAAGAAAATCTCGGCGCAGGGAGCCGTGAATCTGATTAACCGTGACGAAGCTGTCGTCGTCGATATCCGTGATCGCAAGGATTTTAACGAGGGCCGGATAACCGGTTCAATCAATATTCCCCTTAATAGTATCAAAAGTCGCGCGTCGGAACTGAAGAAGTTCAAGGACAAGCAGATTATTGTGGCCGACAAAATGGGTCAGCATTCCGCCATGGCGGTCAAGCAACTGAATGCGGAAGGCTATGGCAATGTGGTTCGCCTGGACGGTGGCGTTGCGGACTGGAAAGGTAGCAATCTGCCGCTGGTGAAGAAGTAACGGCCCCGCCAGGCCTTGAACTGAACGGTAAACTGTCGCACTGTTTCACATCAGCCGGCGGAGCCAGGCATTACACTGTTCCGGCAGCACTGACATAACAACGGGCCCTGGTTGCCCCCTACCGAGAACGAAAGGATTGAACATGGCTGAAAATCAGCAGGCCGCAGCAGGCAACGAAAACCAGAACCAACCCCAGTTTGCGCTTCAGCGTATTTACGTGAAGGACCTGTCGTTTGAGTCTCCGAATTCCCCGACGGTTTTTCAGGATCAGTGGAAACCTCAGGTCAACCTGGACCTGAACACGTCCCACAACAAGGTCAGCGACAACCAGTACGAAGTGGTCCTGTCTCTGACTGTGACCGCGAAAGTCGATGAAAAAGTGGCTTACATCGTCGAGATTCAGCAGGCAGGTGTTTTCCTGGTGAAAGGCATTGAAGGCCCACAGCTTGGCCAGATGCTGGGTGCCTATTGCCCCAACATCCTGTTCCCCTACGCTCGGGAAGCCATTGACGGTGTGGTTGGCCGGGGTAGCTTCCCGGCACTGATGCTGGCACCGGTTAACTTTGATGCCATCTATGCACAGGCATTGAAGCGCAAGCAGGAAGAGGCGTCAGGGGAAGCGAAGGAAGAGCAGACTCACTGATACGCTCTCGGCACAAGCGCCAGAAAACCCCGCCAACTCAGGTTCGCGGGGTTTTTTATTGGACGGTTTCCGGCTCGATACCGTCACTGATTATCTGGTCGATCTCACCGGATGTCTTCATGGACTCCAGCGCCTGGGACAGGCAGGGGATATCGTCTTTGCGGGATTCATGCACCCAGTGGTAGATGGGGGCTTCCAGCAGTGGCTCGCCAATAGCCAGTTTTGGGTTCTTGCGTTTGGCGGCCAGAGCGTCCCACTCCAGGGTCAGTGCCACGTCGATACGGTCTCGTTCGAGCAGATCGATCAATTGAAAGCTGTCACTGGTGGTTATCTGTGTCGCATCCTCGGGCAGGACTGCCGCGACCATTCGATAGCCATTGAGGAAGCCAATCCGTTTTCCTTTCAATGACGCCTTCGAGTCACCGGTTTCGCCGTTGAGAGCCATCGAAACCAGGCGCGCGTCCAGGATCGGCGTAGCCAGGGGTAGCAGGGGTGCATTGTCTTTGACGGCCATCGGTATTCGTGCAAGCTCGCCGTCTGACTGGCCTTTCTCTGCCATGAGCACGGCTCGTGCAGCCGGGGCATCCAGATATCTTATGTCCAGCCCGCAGCTGTCATAGAGCTTTCGGATGATCTGTTTGCCCAGTACCACAGACACTTCTGAGGTTGTCGAGGGAGTGGTGATAACCCGGGTAGCCTGCGTATCGCTATTGGACCAGGCGTTGCTGGCGGTCAGTACGAGCGAAATGGCAAAAGTGGGCCACATATCCCGGATATGGCTATTGTGCCCCTTCGAATCCAAGTTGCCTCCACGCTTCATAAACCACCAGTGCTACCGTGTTGGATAGGTTAAGGCTCCGACTTTCTGGCCGCATGGGCACTCTCAGGCGATGCTGCTCCGGCATCGCATTGCGGATGTCCTGCGGTAGCCCGCGGGTTTCGGGGCCGAACATCAGATAGTCACCACTCTGGTATTCAACATCATGATAACCACGGCTACCTTTGGTGGTCAGCCCGAAGAGCCTTGAAGGTTGCTCATTTTCCAGAAAGGCCTGGTAGCCGGAGTGCACCGTTACCGTTGCGTATTCGCTATAGTCCAGGCCTGCCCTGCGCATCTGTTTGTCCTCGAGGGTAAAACCCAGGGGTTCAATCAGATGCAGCCGGCAGCCGGTGTTGGCGCAGAGCCGGATGATATTGCCGGTATTCGGCGGTATCTCCGGCTCGAACAGCACCACGTTCAACATCCTGTGATCAACGCTCTACGGCGAGGGCAACACCCATGCCGCCGCCAATGCACAGGGTGGCAAGGCCCTTCTTTGCATCCCGGCGAGCCATCTCGTGGAGCAGACCGACCAGGATTCGGCAACCGGAAGCCCCGATTGGATGGCCCAGCGCGATGGCACCACCGTTCACATTGACCTTCGCGGTATCCCATCCCAGGTCCCGATTAACGGAAATGGCCTGGGCGGCGAAGGCTTCGTTCGCTTCCACCAGATCCAGATCGTCCACCGACCAACCGGCCAGTTTCAGGCAGCGCTGGCTAGCAGGGATCGGGCCGGTGCCCATAATGGCCGGGTCGACACCGGCATTGGCGTGAGCCCTGATGGTGGCCAGCGGCTCAAGACCAAGTTCTTTGGCCTTGTCGGCGCTGCATACGATGACGGCCGCCGCGCCGTCGTTAAGGGAAGACGCATTGCCGGCGGTGACGGTTCCATCCTTTTTGAAGGCGCCACGAAGCTTGCCCAGGCTGTCCGCGGTTACGCCAGCACGCGGGTTTTCGTCCGTGTCGACGATCAGCGGATCGCCCTTGCGCTGAGGAATAGTGATGGGGACAATCTGGCCCTCGAAGTAACCCGCGTCGATCGCGGCGGCCGCCTTCTGCTGGGACGCGGCAGCAAACTCATCCTGTTCTTCACGGGTGATGCCGTACTTCTCCACAATGTTTTCCGCGGTGACACCCATGTGGTAGTCATTGAAGGCGTCCCAAAGGCCATCGGAAATCATGGTGTCTACCATGTTCCAGTTACCCATGCGCTGGCCGTTGCGGCTGTTAGGCAGCACATGGGGAGCCTGGCTCATGCTCTCCTGGCCACCGGCAATCATCAACTCGGCGTCACCGCAGCGAATGGCCTGGACCGCCATGTGCACTGCCTTCAGTCCCGAGCCACATACCTTGTTGATCGTCATTGCCGGTACAGAGGCGGGGATGCCGGCGTTGATGGACGCCTGGCGTGCCGGATTCTGTCCGCAACCGGCCGTCAGAACCTGGCCAAGGACCACTTCGTTGACCTGATCGGCAGCAACACCGGTTTCTTCAAGCAGGGCTTTGATAACGGCGCTGCCCAGCTTATCGGCACTCAGGCTGGACAGCCCGCCGCCGAAGCTGCCGACGGCGGTACGTTTGGCGGCTACGATAACTACATCACGCATGGAGTCTCTCCGGTTTGCACGCAGATTTTAAAAGTTGGCTTCATTGTATCGGAAAGCGAGAGTGGGCCAAAGCAGGCAGCTGCGATGGTCTTAAATATTGAGGGATCTTACATATTAAGGCTGCGTCCGCCATCCACCGCGAGGATCTGGCCGGTGATAAACGGGGCGTCGCACAGCAGGAAGGCGATGGCGCCAGCAATGTCCTCCGGTTTGCCGGTGCGGGCCAGGGGCGTCTTGGCCAGTATGCTCTGCTGGTAGGCATGGTCTATCACAGCATCACCCTCTGGCCAGAGGATGGCGCCTGGTGAAACCCCATTCACGCGTACCTCGGGTGCCAGGTCCTTCGCCCAGGACAGGGTCAGTGAAGCGAGTCCGGACTTGCTGGCGCAGTACAGTGGATGGTTGGCCAGCGGCCGTTGGCTGTAGATGTCGATAAGATTCACGATGGCGCCCCGTGACAGTTTCAACGCTGGCAGGCAGGCCTGGCCCAGAAAGAAAGGCGCCCGCAGGTTGGTGTTCATGTTCGCGTCCCAGTCACCTGGGCTGGCGTCCTGTGTAGGGTTCGGGTAGAACACCGAGGCGTTGTTCACCAGGCCATCAAGCCGACCCCAGGTGGAAATTGCCTTGCGGGCCAGCAGTTCTGTCTGATCCGGGGCGGCAAGATCGGCCTGGATGGCAACCGCCGATTTCTGTCGGATGCTGTTGAGCTCGTCACGAAGGGCGTTTGCGTCCGCCTCCCGCGAACGGTAATGAATGACCAGGTTCCAGCCGCGTTGGTGAAGATGTCTGGCGGTATGGGAGCCAAGCCGATGCGCTGCGCCGGTAATGAGCACTACAGGTGTTGAGGATGCCATCGCGTGTCTACTCTTTGTTGAGGAATGCGAGGATACGCCGTAACCGCTCTTTG
It encodes:
- the gpmM gene encoding 2,3-bisphosphoglycerate-independent phosphoglycerate mutase — encoded protein: MTATRKPTALIILDGWGHRDPAEDNAISNANTPCWDKLWKNQPKTLINTSGMFVGLPQGQMGNSEVGHMNLGAGRVVYQSLTRIDKDVEEGSFTENPTLCAAIDKAVSSDRAVHLMGLLSPGGVHSHEDHILAAAEMAAKRGAKEVYIHAFLDGRDMPPRSAKASLEKAATKLKNLGVGRVASIVGRYYAMDRDNRWDRVEEAYNVMTLGDAEFTSADPVSALEQAYERGENDEFVKATRIIGSGEKEGTINDGDTVIFMNFRADRAREMTRCFVEKDFDGFKRRKHPELADFVMLTEYAADIKTSCAYPPEQLTNGLGEYVSNLGKTQLRIAETEKYAHVTFFFNGGLETPFEGEDRILVPSPKVATYDLQPEMSAPEVTDKLVEAIKSGKYDLVVCNYANGDMVGHTGKLDAAIKAAECIDQCVARITDALQEVGGEALITADHGNCEQMTDPNSGQVHTAHTIGPVPLIYVGPRKVNLKDDGSLSDVAPTLLSLMSLEQPAEMTGHSLVEIG
- a CDS encoding rhodanese-like domain-containing protein, which gives rise to MERVFEFAVNHYILVSLFVAFLLAILVLESRRGGKKISAQGAVNLINRDEAVVVDIRDRKDFNEGRITGSINIPLNSIKSRASELKKFKDKQIIVADKMGQHSAMAVKQLNAEGYGNVVRLDGGVADWKGSNLPLVKK
- the secB gene encoding protein-export chaperone SecB, which encodes MAENQQAAAGNENQNQPQFALQRIYVKDLSFESPNSPTVFQDQWKPQVNLDLNTSHNKVSDNQYEVVLSLTVTAKVDEKVAYIVEIQQAGVFLVKGIEGPQLGQMLGAYCPNILFPYAREAIDGVVGRGSFPALMLAPVNFDAIYAQALKRKQEEASGEAKEEQTH
- a CDS encoding substrate-binding periplasmic protein, translated to MDSKGHNSHIRDMWPTFAISLVLTASNAWSNSDTQATRVITTPSTTSEVSVVLGKQIIRKLYDSCGLDIRYLDAPAARAVLMAEKGQSDGELARIPMAVKDNAPLLPLATPILDARLVSMALNGETGDSKASLKGKRIGFLNGYRMVAAVLPEDATQITTSDSFQLIDLLERDRIDVALTLEWDALAAKRKNPKLAIGEPLLEAPIYHWVHESRKDDIPCLSQALESMKTSGEIDQIISDGIEPETVQ
- the trmL gene encoding tRNA (uridine(34)/cytosine(34)/5-carboxymethylaminomethyluridine(34)-2'-O)-methyltransferase TrmL, with translation MLNVVLFEPEIPPNTGNIIRLCANTGCRLHLIEPLGFTLEDKQMRRAGLDYSEYATVTVHSGYQAFLENEQPSRLFGLTTKGSRGYHDVEYQSGDYLMFGPETRGLPQDIRNAMPEQHRLRVPMRPESRSLNLSNTVALVVYEAWRQLGFEGAQ
- a CDS encoding acetyl-CoA C-acetyltransferase encodes the protein MRDVVIVAAKRTAVGSFGGGLSSLSADKLGSAVIKALLEETGVAADQVNEVVLGQVLTAGCGQNPARQASINAGIPASVPAMTINKVCGSGLKAVHMAVQAIRCGDAELMIAGGQESMSQAPHVLPNSRNGQRMGNWNMVDTMISDGLWDAFNDYHMGVTAENIVEKYGITREEQDEFAAASQQKAAAAIDAGYFEGQIVPITIPQRKGDPLIVDTDENPRAGVTADSLGKLRGAFKKDGTVTAGNASSLNDGAAAVIVCSADKAKELGLEPLATIRAHANAGVDPAIMGTGPIPASQRCLKLAGWSVDDLDLVEANEAFAAQAISVNRDLGWDTAKVNVNGGAIALGHPIGASGCRILVGLLHEMARRDAKKGLATLCIGGGMGVALAVER
- a CDS encoding pteridine reductase, coding for MASSTPVVLITGAAHRLGSHTARHLHQRGWNLVIHYRSREADANALRDELNSIRQKSAVAIQADLAAPDQTELLARKAISTWGRLDGLVNNASVFYPNPTQDASPGDWDANMNTNLRAPFFLGQACLPALKLSRGAIVNLIDIYSQRPLANHPLYCASKSGLASLTLSWAKDLAPEVRVNGVSPGAILWPEGDAVIDHAYQQSILAKTPLARTGKPEDIAGAIAFLLCDAPFITGQILAVDGGRSLNM